A single Crateriforma conspicua DNA region contains:
- a CDS encoding ThuA domain-containing protein gives MSPVLSRAIAFCSAIFLALPVFAADDRLVFTPPGDGNGKHVVLISGDEEYRSEEAMPMLGKILSQKHGFHCTVLFSMSEDGTYIDPNNHTGIRGWETLDDADLIIVGTRFRTPSAEDAAHMTAYLNAGKPIIGVRTSTHGFKGAQSFGGDISYDKWGLRVLGEEWVRHHGKHKVQGARGVVQKEYADHPILNGVGEIFVPSDVYGVTHLTDADRVLLRGAVTESLDPKSANVDGELNAPMQPFAWLHTYTAPDGGTGTSFCTTAGAAIDLADEDLRRLVVNATYHLTGLDVPASADVAFVDPFYPSFYGFIRTEGYWKNADLQPADFDLGQSPAMPDPKGSPVFEARDRPKKKRRRSLADSPK, from the coding sequence ATGTCCCCGGTTCTGTCTCGCGCCATCGCGTTTTGCTCCGCGATTTTCCTTGCGTTGCCCGTTTTCGCCGCCGACGATCGGCTGGTGTTCACTCCGCCGGGCGATGGCAACGGCAAACACGTCGTCCTGATCAGCGGTGATGAGGAATATCGGTCCGAAGAAGCGATGCCGATGCTGGGCAAGATCCTGAGCCAAAAGCATGGCTTTCATTGCACCGTCTTGTTTTCGATGTCCGAGGACGGCACCTACATCGATCCGAACAATCACACCGGCATCCGCGGCTGGGAAACGTTGGACGATGCCGACCTAATCATCGTCGGCACACGATTCCGTACGCCGTCCGCGGAAGACGCCGCCCACATGACAGCCTACTTGAATGCCGGCAAACCGATCATCGGTGTGCGGACATCGACGCACGGGTTCAAAGGCGCACAATCTTTCGGCGGCGACATTTCCTATGACAAATGGGGACTTCGCGTCTTGGGCGAAGAATGGGTGCGTCACCACGGCAAACACAAAGTCCAAGGGGCCCGCGGCGTCGTCCAGAAAGAATATGCCGACCATCCGATCTTAAACGGCGTTGGCGAAATCTTTGTGCCCAGCGACGTGTACGGCGTCACCCACTTGACCGACGCCGACCGCGTGTTGCTACGCGGTGCGGTCACCGAATCGTTGGACCCCAAATCCGCCAACGTCGACGGCGAACTGAACGCTCCGATGCAACCGTTTGCTTGGCTGCACACCTACACCGCGCCCGATGGCGGTACGGGCACGTCGTTCTGCACCACCGCCGGCGCGGCAATCGACTTGGCGGACGAAGACCTGCGACGCTTGGTGGTCAACGCGACGTATCACCTGACGGGCCTGGACGTTCCCGCATCGGCCGATGTCGCATTCGTCGATCCGTTCTATCCCAGCTTTTACGGCTTCATTCGCACCGAAGGGTACTGGAAGAACGCCGACCTACAGCCCGCCGATTTCGACTTGGGCCAGTCACCCGCCATGCCCGATCCGAAAGGGTCGCCGGTCTTCGAAGCACGCGACCGACCGAAAAAAAAAAGACGCCGTAGTCTGGCCGATTCGCCAAAATGA
- a CDS encoding aquaporin: protein MQTPLFHRCVAEFLGTMFLIVIGCGAVVVAGLVEPLTHEGVAIVWGLIVLVLIYAIGDISGCHINPSVTIGFAAAGRFPLREVGPYAIAQLAGAIAGAAALRAVFGVDSTNLGSTAINPVITVAGGFAIEFMMTLILMFVVMGVSTGAKEKSITAGLAVGAVIGMEAMTAGPMTGASMNPFRSLGPALVSGNLTNIWVYLTATVLGSLTGMALYKWIRCVTECDTPED, encoded by the coding sequence ATGCAAACACCACTGTTTCACCGCTGCGTCGCTGAGTTCCTGGGGACGATGTTTTTGATCGTCATCGGTTGTGGCGCCGTCGTCGTCGCCGGACTCGTCGAACCGCTGACTCATGAAGGCGTGGCGATCGTCTGGGGGCTGATCGTGTTGGTATTGATTTACGCGATCGGCGATATCAGCGGATGTCATATCAACCCGTCGGTCACGATCGGTTTTGCCGCGGCCGGCCGATTCCCGCTGCGGGAAGTCGGACCGTACGCGATCGCACAGTTGGCCGGCGCGATCGCCGGCGCGGCGGCGTTGCGTGCGGTGTTCGGTGTGGATTCGACCAACTTGGGTTCGACAGCGATCAACCCGGTCATCACGGTCGCCGGCGGCTTTGCGATTGAATTCATGATGACGCTGATTTTGATGTTCGTCGTGATGGGCGTTTCCACGGGCGCCAAAGAAAAATCGATCACCGCAGGCTTGGCGGTCGGCGCGGTGATCGGAATGGAAGCGATGACGGCGGGCCCGATGACCGGCGCTTCGATGAACCCGTTTCGTTCGTTGGGTCCCGCGTTGGTGTCAGGCAATCTGACCAACATTTGGGTCTATTTGACCGCCACAGTCCTGGGATCTCTCACCGGAATGGCGTTGTACAAATGGATCCGCTGCGTCACGGAATGCGACACACCGGAAGACTGA
- a CDS encoding tRNA (cytidine(34)-2'-O)-methyltransferase, which yields MNDSTQNGAADPPAHVVLYQPEIPQNTGNIGRTCVATGAHLWLVRPMGFRIDERRLRRAGLDYWQHLTWHDVPDWDHLRQTHRGRRMFYFSKTAQRTLWDADFRHGDVFVFGRETSGLPPEILDPNDSHALRLPMQPEVRSLNLSVTVGIALYEHQRQLLRQQA from the coding sequence ATGAACGATTCGACCCAAAACGGTGCCGCCGATCCACCGGCCCACGTGGTGCTGTATCAGCCGGAGATCCCACAAAACACGGGGAACATCGGGCGAACCTGTGTGGCGACCGGAGCGCATCTTTGGCTGGTCCGGCCGATGGGGTTTCGCATCGACGAACGCCGATTGCGACGCGCCGGACTGGATTATTGGCAACACCTGACGTGGCATGACGTGCCCGACTGGGACCACTTGCGTCAGACGCATCGGGGACGTCGGATGTTCTATTTTTCCAAGACGGCCCAGCGGACGCTTTGGGATGCGGATTTCCGGCACGGGGATGTGTTCGTGTTCGGCCGCGAAACGTCAGGCTTGCCACCGGAAATCTTGGATCCCAACGACAGCCATGCGTTGCGGTTGCCGATGCAGCCGGAGGTCCGCAGCTTGAATCTGTCCGTCACTGTCGGCATCGCGCTGTACGAACACCAACGACAGTTGCTTCGGCAACAGGCTTGA
- the nagB gene encoding glucosamine-6-phosphate deaminase, translated as MNSTPRPSIDAKRMVVFDDVQQASHHVADEIIQLVGTKPSAVLGLATGSTPIAVYEELIRRYRAGEVDFSKITTFNLDEYVGLSPEHPQSFAAFMRTHLFDAIDVPEHHTHVPAGVANDFLSTAELFEKKIQTSGGIDWQLLGIGDNGHIGFNEPGSPGDSGTRLVELADETIEANSRFFDSPDDVPRQAITMGIATILKAKRLVLMAFGAAKAQAVADAVAGPVTPDCPASFLQRHPNATFIVDRAAAAALPTEA; from the coding sequence ATGAACTCAACGCCTCGCCCGTCCATCGATGCCAAACGGATGGTCGTCTTCGATGACGTCCAGCAGGCATCGCATCACGTCGCCGACGAAATCATCCAATTGGTCGGCACAAAACCTTCGGCCGTCCTGGGGTTGGCCACCGGCAGCACACCCATTGCGGTGTACGAAGAATTGATCCGCCGGTATCGCGCCGGCGAAGTCGACTTTTCAAAAATCACGACGTTCAATTTGGACGAATACGTCGGCTTGTCGCCGGAGCATCCGCAAAGTTTCGCGGCGTTCATGCGGACGCACCTGTTCGACGCCATCGACGTTCCCGAACATCACACCCACGTCCCGGCGGGTGTGGCGAACGATTTTCTGTCGACCGCCGAATTGTTCGAAAAGAAGATCCAAACCTCCGGCGGCATCGACTGGCAATTACTGGGCATCGGCGACAACGGCCACATCGGATTCAACGAACCGGGGTCCCCCGGCGACAGCGGGACGCGGCTGGTCGAACTGGCCGATGAAACGATCGAAGCCAATTCGCGATTCTTCGATTCGCCCGATGACGTGCCTCGCCAAGCGATCACGATGGGCATCGCAACGATCCTGAAAGCCAAGCGATTGGTCCTGATGGCCTTCGGCGCGGCCAAGGCACAAGCCGTCGCCGACGCGGTGGCCGGGCCGGTGACGCCCGATTGTCCGGCATCGTTCCTGCAGCGGCATCCCAATGCGACCTTCATCGTCGACCGAGCCGCCGCAGCTGCACTGCCCACCGAAGCCTAG
- a CDS encoding HD domain-containing protein, which produces MDLPEITALRRPESVVRIPDRQDVPITPRVRRILDTAPVRRLASISQLGMVALVYPGATHSRWEHSLGVYHYGLKLLDRFSVDDRFADPAVGEAFLLATLLHDVGHWPFCHPIEDMQLGGLSRHEDHAALWMNDAEIVQAFDQDWRCTPDQVMGFLTGRHGDAWADDDACRFLTSCLSGPIDVDKLDYLQRDSWHAGVPYGRNFDADRLVHSMVVHPERPELAIHQKGRTAAEMMVFARYVMFSEVYWHHAVRSATAMLQRCVFLLQNRVDLESSFRMDDATWIAMIRRMAAGSMAEPLAEGLFGPRRCLHKRLAQFDVIEGESLHCRLARRPYWWLVAAAENLARLMSTETGLAVHASDVLIDAPPVKLEVDINIDIVDDDDQVRPLGRLSPVASVLANRQFDRHVKRVRLFVRPDLKTPLMRSLDSPEAVEGLVARAIDQAEKEIV; this is translated from the coding sequence ATGGATCTGCCCGAAATCACCGCCCTGCGACGTCCCGAATCGGTCGTCCGCATTCCCGACCGGCAAGACGTACCGATCACACCGCGGGTTCGTCGCATCTTGGACACCGCTCCGGTGCGACGACTTGCATCGATCAGCCAGCTGGGCATGGTCGCGTTGGTCTATCCCGGTGCGACACACAGTCGGTGGGAACATTCCTTGGGAGTGTATCATTACGGACTGAAACTGCTGGACCGATTTTCCGTCGACGACCGCTTCGCCGATCCCGCGGTGGGCGAAGCGTTTCTGTTGGCAACGTTGCTGCATGACGTCGGGCACTGGCCGTTTTGCCACCCCATCGAAGACATGCAGCTTGGCGGACTCAGCCGTCATGAAGACCACGCGGCGCTTTGGATGAACGATGCGGAGATCGTCCAAGCGTTCGACCAGGACTGGCGCTGCACGCCCGACCAAGTGATGGGTTTCCTGACCGGACGCCATGGCGATGCTTGGGCCGACGATGACGCCTGTCGTTTCTTGACCAGTTGTCTTAGCGGTCCCATCGACGTCGACAAACTGGATTATTTGCAACGCGACAGCTGGCATGCCGGCGTGCCGTACGGACGCAATTTCGACGCCGATCGTCTGGTCCATTCGATGGTGGTGCACCCCGAGCGTCCGGAATTGGCGATCCACCAGAAAGGACGAACGGCCGCGGAGATGATGGTCTTTGCTCGCTACGTCATGTTCAGCGAAGTGTATTGGCACCATGCGGTACGTTCGGCCACCGCGATGCTTCAACGCTGTGTTTTCCTGCTGCAAAACCGTGTCGATTTGGAATCGTCGTTCCGGATGGATGATGCGACTTGGATCGCCATGATCCGCCGGATGGCCGCCGGCAGTATGGCCGAACCCCTGGCCGAAGGGCTGTTTGGTCCCCGTCGATGTCTGCACAAACGGTTGGCACAGTTCGACGTCATCGAGGGTGAATCGCTACACTGTCGATTGGCGCGGCGGCCGTACTGGTGGCTTGTCGCCGCGGCGGAAAATTTGGCACGGTTGATGTCGACCGAAACCGGTCTGGCGGTTCATGCATCGGATGTCCTGATCGACGCACCGCCGGTCAAATTAGAAGTCGACATCAATATCGATATCGTCGACGATGATGACCAAGTTCGCCCACTGGGCCGGTTAAGCCCCGTCGCTTCGGTCCTGGCCAACCGGCAATTCGATCGGCATGTCAAACGTGTTCGCCTGTTCGTCCGACCGGATTTAAAGACACCGTTGATGCGCAGCTTGGATTCCCCCGAAGCCGTCGAAGGTTTGGTCGCCCGCGCGATCGACCAAGCAGAGAAAGAAATCGTATGA
- a CDS encoding PVC-type heme-binding CxxCH protein, which yields MRQNERVVAVGNSLAERMNQYGHFETLLHTRFPDKQIRFRNFGWPADEVGNQQRPSNYTKIDDPLEVFGPQTFLCFFGFNESFAGTDPAAMEAFVADYRDYLKQQTERFSEDDRQPSFILVSPIAFEATGNPLQPDGVQHNRNLAAYTEAIRQLAADDGHGFVDLFTPTLAEFQTEAGAQFTINGVHVNEAGDRLVGRLIDTAIFGDNHPVGIGMSKFEDVRRWVNDKSWYHLQDYRMLNGWYVYGGRRTWDTETFPREYKKIRNIVEVRDQYIWDLAAGRDVPEQPDDSNTGDLFTPETMFGTRDENFRKLREPEVLEYPTPEQSIQMMTVPDGMEVQLFASEREFPELANPNQIAFDNRGRLWVSCMPNYPQWQPGAQRPSDRLLIFEDNDNDGRADKCITFYDKLICPTGFAFYNGGVLVVDEPRILFLKDTDGDDRADLVETVVDGIATDDTHHTVGAWEWSHGGRLHMLEGISLSTTLETPWGAFRNKGTAGCYVLDPHSLSFQHFRTPGYGNPWCLVFDPWGNGMVGDGTNAKQHWTSPLSGYEVNTRRTLEPNFDNEGMRPAVGNEFLLSRHLPDDMQGQFIYACVINMHGMPRFELQNQPDGAGFDGRRVDDLLSSTDIIFRPVDPKIGPDGAVWFGDWCNALIGHMQYSQRDPNRDHKHGRVYRLVNKNKPLLQPITQADKTVDELIQQLSVYEPRTRYRARRELWDRDRTEVLAAVKRHVNATDDPQQWCEGLWLQEAFRAVDTALVDRILACDDYRARAAAIHVLTNERDRQPALIEYLERAMDDPHPRVRLEAVRGLSFIHTMRSLEIALSAAERPMDYWIDYTLEHTLHALQPVWEPAQKRDDFLANSSQTAKDYLVRFQRKTGPGGAAVTPLEIAENEDASEIDRHNAIRTLAGLRGGSSRRGEGVFKQVCSACHMIGDLGKKFGPDLSDIGSRMTKEQLITAIIHPNDTIAKGFETVTVLTLDGVVQTGFVLKETDEVLSLGIADGKQVDILQDDIDFVQPKKASSMPEGLIKTIAPIEFLDLISYLSSQKSIRGTRDRDGWIGLQQKDVQLRSHNGFQEISRDAHIRFGGRFSNSSWNDESYLFLSDVPREAFDFAFHSDHDTDNPHVTIRLAGPSEIRYVWLRNRTGLQERADGLTVWVSDDDKNYRQVWQAEKPQSQWMIELPPDTLGRFIRVGLPEGGTFHLYQGAVYGR from the coding sequence ATTCGCCAAAATGAACGAGTCGTCGCGGTCGGCAATTCGCTGGCCGAGCGGATGAACCAGTACGGGCATTTCGAAACGCTGTTGCACACGCGTTTTCCCGACAAACAAATTCGCTTTCGCAATTTCGGCTGGCCGGCCGACGAGGTCGGAAACCAACAACGCCCCAGCAATTACACCAAGATCGACGACCCGCTGGAGGTGTTCGGCCCCCAAACGTTCCTGTGCTTCTTCGGGTTCAATGAATCGTTCGCCGGCACCGATCCCGCGGCGATGGAAGCTTTCGTCGCCGACTATCGCGATTATCTGAAACAGCAAACCGAACGTTTCAGCGAAGACGACCGGCAGCCCTCGTTCATCTTGGTCAGCCCGATCGCGTTCGAGGCGACCGGCAACCCGCTGCAGCCCGACGGCGTCCAACACAATCGCAATTTGGCCGCGTACACCGAAGCGATCCGGCAACTGGCCGCCGACGACGGCCACGGCTTTGTCGACCTTTTTACGCCCACGCTGGCCGAGTTCCAAACGGAAGCCGGGGCTCAGTTCACGATCAACGGTGTTCACGTCAACGAAGCGGGCGACCGCTTGGTCGGCCGGCTGATCGACACGGCGATCTTCGGCGACAACCATCCGGTCGGCATCGGGATGTCCAAGTTCGAAGACGTCCGCCGCTGGGTCAACGACAAGTCTTGGTATCACTTGCAAGACTATCGAATGCTGAACGGTTGGTACGTCTATGGCGGCCGCCGTACCTGGGACACCGAAACGTTCCCGCGAGAATACAAAAAGATTCGCAACATCGTCGAAGTCCGCGATCAATACATCTGGGACTTGGCCGCCGGTCGTGACGTGCCCGAACAGCCCGACGATTCGAACACCGGCGACCTGTTCACCCCGGAGACGATGTTCGGCACGCGAGACGAGAATTTTCGAAAGCTGCGCGAACCCGAGGTGCTGGAATACCCGACGCCGGAACAATCGATCCAGATGATGACGGTCCCCGACGGCATGGAGGTGCAACTGTTTGCATCGGAGCGTGAGTTCCCCGAACTGGCAAATCCCAACCAGATCGCGTTCGATAACCGCGGTCGCTTGTGGGTTTCCTGCATGCCGAATTACCCCCAGTGGCAACCGGGGGCCCAGCGTCCCAGCGACCGTCTGTTGATTTTCGAAGACAACGACAATGACGGCCGGGCGGACAAGTGCATCACGTTCTATGACAAGCTGATCTGTCCGACGGGATTTGCATTTTACAACGGCGGCGTCCTGGTCGTCGACGAGCCGCGAATCTTGTTTCTAAAAGACACCGACGGCGACGACCGTGCCGATCTGGTCGAAACCGTCGTCGATGGCATCGCGACCGATGACACGCACCACACGGTCGGTGCCTGGGAATGGTCCCACGGTGGACGGCTTCACATGCTGGAAGGCATCTCGTTGTCGACCACTCTGGAAACACCTTGGGGCGCGTTCCGAAACAAGGGAACCGCCGGATGCTATGTACTGGATCCTCACAGCCTGAGCTTTCAACACTTTCGCACTCCCGGTTATGGCAACCCCTGGTGCCTGGTGTTTGATCCCTGGGGCAATGGCATGGTCGGTGATGGCACCAACGCCAAGCAACACTGGACCAGCCCGCTGTCGGGATACGAAGTGAACACCCGCCGGACACTGGAGCCGAACTTTGACAACGAAGGCATGCGGCCGGCGGTGGGCAACGAATTTTTGTTGTCGCGACACCTGCCCGATGACATGCAGGGGCAATTCATCTATGCGTGCGTGATCAACATGCACGGCATGCCGCGGTTCGAATTACAAAACCAACCAGACGGCGCGGGATTCGACGGCCGGCGTGTGGACGACCTGTTGTCATCGACCGACATCATCTTTCGTCCGGTGGATCCGAAGATCGGTCCCGACGGTGCCGTTTGGTTTGGCGATTGGTGCAACGCATTGATCGGTCACATGCAGTATTCACAACGTGACCCCAACCGCGACCACAAACACGGTCGTGTGTATCGATTGGTCAACAAGAACAAACCGTTGCTGCAGCCGATCACGCAAGCTGACAAAACGGTGGACGAACTGATCCAACAGCTCAGCGTTTACGAACCCCGGACCCGCTATCGCGCCCGACGCGAACTGTGGGATCGTGACCGAACGGAAGTCTTGGCGGCGGTGAAGCGTCACGTCAACGCGACGGACGACCCACAACAATGGTGCGAAGGACTGTGGTTACAGGAAGCGTTTCGCGCCGTCGACACCGCACTGGTCGATCGCATCTTGGCGTGCGACGACTATCGGGCTCGCGCCGCGGCGATCCATGTGCTGACCAACGAACGCGATCGCCAGCCGGCGCTGATCGAATACCTGGAACGTGCGATGGACGATCCGCACCCGCGTGTCCGCTTGGAAGCCGTCCGTGGGCTCAGCTTCATCCACACCATGCGGTCGCTGGAAATCGCGTTGAGCGCCGCCGAACGACCGATGGATTATTGGATCGATTACACGCTGGAACACACACTGCATGCGTTACAGCCCGTCTGGGAACCCGCCCAAAAACGCGACGACTTTCTGGCCAATTCGTCGCAAACGGCCAAAGACTATCTGGTTCGCTTTCAACGCAAGACCGGCCCCGGCGGTGCGGCGGTGACACCGCTGGAGATCGCCGAAAACGAAGATGCATCGGAAATCGATCGGCACAACGCCATCCGCACCTTGGCCGGCCTACGCGGCGGCAGCAGTCGACGTGGCGAAGGTGTTTTCAAACAAGTTTGTTCGGCCTGTCACATGATCGGTGACCTGGGCAAGAAGTTCGGCCCCGACTTAAGCGACATCGGATCGCGAATGACGAAGGAACAGCTGATCACGGCGATCATCCATCCCAATGACACGATCGCCAAAGGTTTCGAAACGGTGACCGTGTTGACGTTGGACGGCGTGGTGCAAACCGGTTTCGTGTTGAAGGAAACCGATGAAGTTCTGTCACTCGGTATCGCCGACGGAAAACAAGTCGACATCCTGCAAGACGACATTGATTTTGTTCAGCCCAAGAAGGCCAGTTCGATGCCCGAAGGTTTGATCAAGACCATCGCGCCGATCGAATTCTTGGACTTGATCAGTTACCTGTCGTCACAAAAATCGATCCGCGGCACACGCGACCGTGACGGTTGGATCGGACTGCAACAGAAAGACGTCCAACTGCGATCACACAACGGTTTCCAAGAAATTTCACGTGACGCCCACATTCGCTTCGGCGGGCGATTCAGCAATTCCAGCTGGAATGACGAGTCGTACTTGTTCCTAAGCGACGTGCCGCGCGAAGCCTTCGACTTTGCGTTCCACAGTGATCACGATACCGACAACCCGCACGTGACCATTCGATTGGCTGGGCCATCGGAAATTCGGTACGTGTGGCTGCGGAATCGAACAGGGCTGCAAGAACGTGCCGACGGATTGACGGTTTGGGTTTCGGACGACGACAAAAATTATCGGCAAGTCTGGCAAGCGGAGAAACCACAAAGCCAGTGGATGATCGAATTGCCGCCGGACACCCTTGGACGTTTCATTCGCGTGGGACTGCCCGAAGGCGGGACGTTTCATCTTTACCAAGGTGCGGTTTACGGCCGGTGA